Proteins co-encoded in one Amia ocellicauda isolate fAmiCal2 chromosome 11, fAmiCal2.hap1, whole genome shotgun sequence genomic window:
- the spon2a gene encoding spondin-2a, with product MSLQVVYPGWLRQRLLTGMVVMQMMSFSSASRPASQPLCSERSPASYILVFSGLWSPQTFPKQYPLFRPPAQWSKLVAVTHNAQYRMWQQGALASSGVAVLAEQGLTAPVLKEAKGMRQGGGRSVGGLYRTPGISSGVGHSSTTMLLQPRTPLLSLLVKIVPSPDWFVGVDSLDLCEGGQWKQEVTLDLHPYDAGTDSGFTFSSPNFPSNPLENITQITAQSPSHPANSFFYPRLQELPPLASVRLTRHSSAPGRRPGLSNHIRPHPELGLPHYSETPLDCEVSLWSSWGLCQGYCGSEGGQKSRTRYILLPPANTGAPCPELEEQSVCSPDNCL from the exons ATGTCACTGCAGGTTGTGTACCCTGGTTGGCTGAGACAGAGGCTGTTGACGGGGATGGTGGTGATGCAGATGATGTCATTCTCCAGCGCTTCCCGGCCAGCCAGTCAGCCGTTGTGTTCGGAGCGTAGCCCCGCCTCCTACATCCTGGTCTTCAGCGGCCTCTGGAGCCCCCAGACGTTCCCCAAACAGTACCCTCTGTTCCGCCCCCCTGCACAGTGGTCTAAACTCGTAG cGGTCACTCACAATGCGCAGTACCGGATGTGGCAACAGGGGGCGCTGGCCAGTAGTGGCGTGGCAGTGTTGGCAGAGCAGGGTCTGACAGCGCCGGTGCTGAAGGAGGCGAAGGGGATGCGGCAGGGTGGGGGGCGCAGCGTGGGGGGGCTGTATCGGACCCCCGGCATCAGCTCCGGGGTCGGCCACTCCTCCACCACCATGCTGCTGCAGCCTAGGACCCCACTG ctctCTCTCCTGGTGAAGATCGTGCCCAGCCCTGATTGGTTTGTTGGCGTTGACAGTCTTGACCTCTGTGAGGGGGGACAGTGGAAGCAGGAAGTGACCCTTGACCTCCACCCTTACGATGCTGGGACAGACAGCGGCTTCACCTTCTCCTCGCCCAACTTCCCCTCCAACCCCCTAGAGAACATCACCCAG atcACAGCTCAGAGCCCCAGCCACCCAGCCAACTCCTTCTTCTACCCCCGGCTGCAGGAGCTCCCACCGCTGGCCTCCGTGAGACTGACCCGTCACAGCTCTGCTCCTGGCCGCCGCCCTGGCCTGTCCAACCATATCAGGCCCCACCCTGAGCTCGGCCTCCCTCACTACTCCG AGACTCCGCTGGACTGTGAAGTGTCCCTGTGGTCTTCCTGGGGGCTGTGCCAGGGTTACTGCGGTTCGGAAGGGGGCCAGAAGTCCCGCACACGCTACATCCTCCTGCCCCCCGCCAACACCGGCGCCCCCTGCCCCGAGCTGGAGGAACAGAGTGTCTGCAGCCCGGACAACTGCCTGTGA